A stretch of the Polaribacter pacificus genome encodes the following:
- the ligA gene encoding NAD-dependent DNA ligase LigA, translating to MTVQEKIQALREELNLHTHNYYVLDAPSISDFEFDMKLKELEALEQENPKYFDANSPTQRVGGTVTKSFDTVKHQNRMYSLDNSYSKEDLLDWEKRLQKVLGTEFITYTCELKYDGASINLTYENGRFVKAVTRGDGYQGDDVTTNIRTIKSIPLVIKKDFLQNFEIRGEIILPLAGFEQMNEERLAQGEDVYSNPRNTASGSLKLQDSSEVAKRPLDCLLYQVVTEDRKYPSHFQLLNAAKKAGFKVPETMVEVTNMAAVIDFVTSWDTKRHHLPYETDGVVVKVNNLQQQEELGYTAKSPRWAIAYKFKAEQVTTVLKEITYQVGRTGAITPVANLEPVQLAGTIVKRASLHNADQIAKLDIRINDTVFVEKGGEIIPKIIGVDFSKRPADSVPTVYATHCPECHTALVRTQGDAKHYCPNEFGCAPQITGRIKHFISRKAMDIDGLGGETVDLLRKEGLISNYADLYDLKVEQLTPLERMAEKSAQNMVEGIEKSKEIPFEKVLFALGIRFVGETVAKKLAKHFKSIDALLAADFESLIAVDEIGDRIAQSILDFSSDPTTIQLINRLKAYGVQLAMSAESMANQTDTLAGNIFVVSGVFHQLSRNELKKAIEDNGGKISSSISKKTNFVVAGDNMGPSKLVKAQDLGVTIISEQDFLNMIG from the coding sequence ATGACAGTACAAGAAAAAATTCAAGCACTTAGAGAGGAGCTCAACTTACATACGCACAATTATTATGTATTGGATGCTCCATCCATATCAGATTTTGAATTTGATATGAAATTAAAAGAACTTGAAGCGCTTGAACAAGAAAACCCAAAGTATTTTGATGCCAATTCTCCTACCCAACGGGTTGGTGGTACTGTAACCAAAAGTTTTGATACAGTAAAGCATCAAAATCGCATGTACTCTTTAGATAATTCATATTCTAAAGAAGATTTGTTAGATTGGGAAAAGCGTCTGCAAAAAGTATTAGGAACAGAGTTTATAACTTATACCTGTGAGTTAAAATACGATGGTGCTTCTATCAATTTAACCTATGAAAATGGTCGTTTTGTTAAGGCCGTAACCAGAGGTGATGGTTATCAAGGGGATGATGTGACAACCAACATTAGAACTATAAAATCAATTCCATTAGTCATCAAAAAAGATTTTTTACAAAACTTTGAAATAAGAGGAGAAATCATTTTGCCTTTGGCAGGATTTGAGCAGATGAATGAAGAGCGACTTGCACAAGGAGAAGATGTGTATAGCAACCCAAGAAATACAGCGAGTGGGAGCTTAAAACTCCAAGATAGCTCTGAGGTTGCCAAAAGACCTCTAGATTGTCTGCTTTATCAGGTTGTAACAGAAGACCGTAAGTACCCTAGTCATTTTCAATTGTTAAATGCAGCAAAGAAAGCTGGTTTTAAAGTACCTGAAACCATGGTTGAGGTAACTAATATGGCTGCCGTTATTGATTTTGTGACAAGCTGGGACACCAAACGTCATCACTTACCATATGAAACAGATGGTGTGGTTGTAAAGGTGAATAATTTACAACAGCAAGAAGAGTTAGGGTATACGGCTAAGTCACCACGTTGGGCAATTGCTTATAAATTTAAAGCAGAACAGGTAACAACCGTTTTAAAAGAAATTACTTACCAAGTTGGTAGAACCGGTGCTATTACACCCGTTGCTAATCTTGAGCCTGTTCAGTTGGCTGGAACTATCGTAAAAAGAGCTTCGCTTCATAATGCAGATCAAATTGCCAAGTTAGATATACGAATTAACGATACTGTTTTTGTTGAAAAAGGAGGAGAAATCATTCCAAAAATTATTGGCGTTGATTTTTCTAAACGCCCAGCAGATTCAGTGCCTACGGTGTATGCAACCCACTGCCCAGAATGTCATACCGCTTTGGTGAGAACCCAAGGAGATGCAAAACATTATTGTCCTAATGAATTTGGTTGCGCACCTCAGATTACGGGACGAATTAAGCATTTTATCAGTCGAAAAGCCATGGATATTGATGGTTTAGGAGGAGAGACTGTAGATTTATTGCGCAAAGAAGGCTTGATCTCTAATTATGCAGATTTATATGATTTAAAAGTTGAACAATTAACTCCATTAGAGAGAATGGCGGAAAAGTCTGCTCAAAATATGGTTGAGGGAATTGAAAAATCAAAAGAGATTCCGTTTGAAAAAGTATTGTTTGCTTTGGGAATCCGTTTTGTAGGTGAAACGGTTGCAAAAAAATTGGCAAAGCATTTTAAAAGTATCGATGCATTATTGGCTGCAGACTTCGAAAGTCTTATTGCTGTTGATGAGATTGGTGATCGAATAGCACAGAGTATCCTTGATTTCTCTTCGGATCCAACAACTATTCAACTCATCAATCGATTAAAAGCCTATGGAGTACAATTAGCCATGTCTGCAGAGAGCATGGCCAATCAAACAGATACTTTGGCTGGGAATATTTTTGTAGTATCGGGTGTTTTTCATCAGTTGTCAAGAAATGAATTAAAAAAAGCGATTGAAGATAACGGCGGAAAGATTAGCAGTTCTATCTCTAAAAAAACCAATTTTGTAGTTGCTGGAGATAATATGGGGCCGAGTAAGCTGGTCAAAGCTCAAGATTTGGGAGTTACTATAATCTCTGAACAAGATTTTTTAAACATGATTGGTTAA
- a CDS encoding bifunctional metallophosphatase/5'-nucleotidase: MDRRKFIKQTSAAASIVGLGGLTLPSFTPKKKKHITILHTNDTHSHIEPFEADHYRFANKGGVARRATLVNNIRLENPNTLLLDAGDIFQGTPYFNYFGGELEFKLMSMLKYDLATLGNHDFDNSIDGFYKQLPKANFNFVSANYDFSNTILDEHVKPYQTFIKDGIKIGVFGLGIKLQGLVDPKMYKETRYLDPLEISQDMSRILKEDEQCDLIICLSHLGYYYKNNPQKVSDLVIAKASKNIDLIIGGHTHTFLPKPTLVKNSEDQQVLVNQVGCFGINVGRVDFYFDEDNGKISQGKTILV; the protein is encoded by the coding sequence ATGGACAGAAGAAAATTTATAAAGCAAACCTCAGCGGCGGCGTCTATAGTAGGACTTGGCGGATTAACTCTACCTTCTTTTACGCCTAAAAAGAAAAAGCACATCACTATTTTACACACCAATGACACACATAGTCATATAGAACCTTTTGAGGCAGATCATTACAGATTTGCAAATAAGGGTGGTGTAGCTAGGAGAGCAACACTAGTTAACAATATTAGATTAGAAAATCCAAATACCTTATTGCTAGATGCTGGGGATATCTTTCAAGGAACCCCTTATTTTAATTACTTTGGAGGAGAGTTAGAGTTTAAATTAATGAGCATGCTCAAATATGATTTAGCAACCCTTGGAAATCATGATTTTGACAATTCAATTGATGGTTTTTACAAACAGCTACCCAAAGCGAATTTTAATTTTGTTTCGGCCAATTATGACTTTAGTAACACCATACTAGACGAGCATGTTAAACCTTACCAAACCTTTATAAAAGACGGTATTAAAATAGGTGTCTTTGGCTTAGGTATTAAATTACAGGGCTTGGTTGATCCTAAAATGTATAAAGAAACCCGTTATCTAGATCCTCTTGAGATTTCTCAGGACATGAGTCGGATTTTAAAAGAAGACGAGCAATGTGATTTAATTATCTGTCTTTCACATTTGGGCTATTATTACAAAAACAATCCCCAGAAAGTATCAGATCTTGTGATTGCAAAAGCAAGTAAAAACATTGATCTAATTATCGGAGGGCACACCCATACTTTTTTACCTAAGCCAACCCTAGTAAAAAATAGTGAAGACCAACAAGTTTTGGTAAATCAGGTGGGTTGTTTTGGTATTAATGTAGGTCGTGTCGATTTTTATTTCGATGAAGACAATGGGAAAATTAGCCAAGGAAAAACCATACTTGTGTAA
- a CDS encoding 5'-nucleotidase C-terminal domain-containing protein, whose amino-acid sequence MQFTIKKTILLVFSFLLLYACSEKKFQVTKITAKTILVDSTTSSKKIIEETIAPYQEKMLEEINTVLSYTPKDLVRTDGGLESSLGNLLADLSYKRANPLFFKQTQKNIDFALFNYGGIRAGITAGNVTNKNAFELMPFENSYVVVELTAEKVKELVAYLIANKTAHPVSKQFRLHLNKKGYTLTINKKSLNSNQTYFVLTTDYLQSGGDQMNFFKDPVNLYILDYKMRHAIMDEFKSQDTLKSMLDGRFKNK is encoded by the coding sequence ATGCAGTTTACAATCAAAAAAACTATTCTCTTGGTTTTTAGCTTTTTACTACTCTATGCTTGCAGTGAAAAAAAATTCCAAGTAACCAAAATAACCGCTAAAACAATTTTGGTTGACAGCACTACTTCTTCTAAAAAAATTATCGAAGAAACCATTGCTCCCTACCAAGAAAAAATGTTAGAAGAGATTAACACTGTACTTAGCTACACCCCTAAAGATTTAGTCAGAACTGATGGAGGTCTTGAAAGTAGTTTGGGCAATCTACTAGCCGACCTTTCTTACAAAAGAGCCAATCCTTTATTCTTTAAACAAACTCAAAAAAACATCGATTTTGCGCTTTTTAATTACGGTGGAATTAGAGCAGGAATTACAGCAGGAAACGTAACAAATAAAAATGCTTTTGAGTTGATGCCTTTTGAAAATAGTTATGTTGTTGTAGAGTTAACCGCAGAAAAAGTCAAAGAACTAGTCGCATATTTAATTGCAAATAAGACAGCTCACCCTGTTTCAAAACAATTTAGATTACACCTTAATAAAAAAGGCTATACACTAACAATTAACAAAAAATCTTTGAATTCTAATCAAACCTATTTTGTGTTAACCACAGATTATTTACAAAGTGGTGGGGATCAGATGAACTTCTTTAAAGATCCTGTTAACCTATACATTCTTGATTACAAAATGAGACATGCCATCATGGATGAGTTTAAAAGTCAAGACACTTTAAAAAGCATGTTGGATGGTCGATTTAAAAACAAATAG
- a CDS encoding DoxX family protein — protein sequence MNKFTVFALKIVIAIILLQTLFFKFTGAQESIDLFTKIAGNNEVFMRIGTGVLELIASFLLFAPKKALLGGLLTVGLMTGAILSHLAIIGIVHNNDHGALFISALIALSAASLLVYNKRKELSSLLKKQDRI from the coding sequence ATGAATAAGTTTACAGTCTTCGCATTAAAAATTGTTATTGCAATTATACTCTTGCAAACTTTATTTTTTAAATTTACTGGAGCACAAGAAAGCATAGATTTATTTACAAAAATTGCAGGGAATAATGAGGTATTCATGAGAATCGGCACTGGTGTTTTAGAACTTATTGCTTCTTTCTTATTGTTTGCACCCAAAAAAGCATTGCTTGGAGGACTCCTAACCGTTGGCTTAATGACTGGTGCTATTTTAAGTCATCTAGCCATTATAGGAATCGTTCATAATAATGATCATGGAGCCTTATTTATATCGGCTTTAATTGCTCTAAGTGCTGCTAGTCTACTAGTTTATAACAAACGCAAAGAACTGTCTTCTCTCTTAAAAAAACAAGATCGTATTTAA
- a CDS encoding glyceraldehyde-3-phosphate dehydrogenase, whose amino-acid sequence MSTVTNYENQVSSQAQVRRATVEFINIVNDLWYDKSIELVLFRNQLVDKRASEILNLIEYAKEFVAKPISIFDALDIAKAIQQIELPSSKLDIGKLAYECHLNENDCSDKVAFVKRQLKGAADVSTIEPKDVVLYGFGRIGRLLARELMNKMGKGSQLRLRAVVTRGKIDQTVLEKRASLLSVDSVHGDFLGTVQVDVENKALIINGTTVYMISAAQPEDIDYTAYGINNALVIDNTGAFRDYEALSRHLTSKGASKVLLTAPGKGVPNIVHGVNHEENNPDEIDIFSAASCTTNAITPVLKVLEDNFGINKGHLETIHAYTNDQNLVDNMHSKYRRGRAAALNMVITETGAGAAVAKALPALAGKLTSNAIRVPVPNGSLAILSLQLHSEVTVDSVNAIMKKYALEGDLVEQIKYSIDNELVSSDIIGCSAPSIYDSKATITDGNSLVIYVWYDNEYGYSHQVMRLAKHIAKVRRFTYY is encoded by the coding sequence ATGTCAACAGTAACAAATTACGAAAACCAAGTATCTTCACAAGCACAAGTTAGAAGAGCTACCGTAGAATTTATTAATATCGTAAACGATTTATGGTATGATAAATCTATTGAATTAGTTTTATTTAGAAACCAATTGGTTGATAAAAGAGCTAGTGAGATTTTAAATTTAATTGAGTATGCAAAAGAGTTTGTAGCAAAGCCAATCTCTATTTTTGATGCCTTAGACATCGCAAAAGCAATTCAACAAATAGAATTGCCTTCTTCTAAATTGGATATTGGAAAGTTGGCCTATGAATGTCATTTAAATGAAAATGATTGTTCTGATAAGGTTGCTTTTGTAAAAAGACAATTAAAAGGAGCGGCAGATGTTTCTACCATAGAGCCTAAAGACGTTGTTCTTTATGGTTTTGGAAGAATTGGTCGTTTGTTGGCAAGAGAGTTGATGAATAAAATGGGTAAAGGTTCTCAGTTGCGTCTAAGAGCTGTAGTAACTCGTGGAAAAATTGATCAAACTGTTTTAGAAAAAAGAGCTTCTTTGTTAAGTGTAGATTCTGTTCACGGTGATTTTTTAGGAACTGTACAGGTTGATGTAGAAAACAAAGCTTTAATTATTAATGGAACTACAGTGTATATGATTTCTGCTGCACAACCAGAAGACATCGATTATACAGCATACGGAATCAACAATGCATTGGTAATAGACAATACAGGAGCATTTAGAGATTACGAAGCATTGAGTAGACATTTAACTTCTAAAGGAGCTAGTAAAGTTTTACTTACTGCGCCAGGAAAAGGAGTGCCAAATATTGTACACGGAGTAAATCACGAAGAGAATAACCCGGATGAGATTGATATTTTTTCTGCAGCTTCTTGTACAACCAACGCTATTACACCAGTATTGAAAGTATTGGAAGATAATTTTGGAATTAACAAAGGACATTTAGAAACCATACATGCCTATACCAATGATCAAAACTTGGTAGACAATATGCACAGCAAATACCGTAGAGGTAGAGCTGCTGCTTTAAATATGGTAATAACAGAAACAGGAGCCGGCGCTGCAGTAGCAAAAGCGTTACCTGCTTTGGCTGGTAAATTAACTTCAAATGCAATTAGAGTACCGGTTCCTAATGGATCTTTGGCTATTTTAAGCTTGCAATTGCACAGTGAAGTTACTGTTGATTCTGTAAATGCAATCATGAAAAAATACGCATTAGAAGGAGATTTGGTTGAGCAAATCAAATACTCTATAGATAATGAATTGGTTTCTTCTGATATTATTGGTTGTTCTGCTCCATCTATTTATGATAGTAAGGCTACCATTACAGACGGAAACAGCTTGGTTATTTATGTGTGGTATGACAACGAGTACGGGTATTCTCACCAAGTAATGCGTTTGGCAAAGCACATTGCAAAAGTAAGACGTTTTACCTATTATTAG
- a CDS encoding DUF6913 domain-containing protein, translating to MGFLKFKEQSIRKKFEKQLQTALQNHTTSAKQVQKVGILAFDELSSVIDITRLLEEGLENAKHFHLFSYRPYDKNAPKSYKHFSEKDINRRGEFTDPSIQQFLETPFDILIGFYNHSNLYLEMATLQSKAMFKIGFAGVNDQLFDLVISENPLKTESFISEIVKYLTLLKKI from the coding sequence ATGGGGTTTTTAAAATTTAAAGAACAAAGTATTCGCAAAAAATTTGAAAAGCAGCTACAAACTGCTCTTCAAAACCATACAACGAGTGCTAAGCAAGTTCAGAAGGTTGGTATTTTGGCTTTTGATGAACTCTCAAGTGTTATCGATATCACCAGGCTTTTAGAAGAAGGTCTAGAAAATGCGAAGCACTTTCATCTCTTTAGTTATCGTCCGTATGATAAAAATGCACCCAAAAGCTATAAGCACTTTTCAGAAAAAGATATTAACAGAAGAGGTGAGTTTACAGATCCAAGCATCCAACAGTTTTTAGAAACGCCTTTTGATATTTTAATAGGCTTTTACAATCACAGTAATTTGTATTTAGAAATGGCCACGCTTCAGTCTAAAGCGATGTTTAAAATTGGTTTTGCAGGTGTAAATGATCAATTATTTGATTTGGTTATTTCTGAGAACCCATTAAAAACAGAAAGTTTTATTTCTGAGATTGTCAAGTACCTTACTTTATTAAAAAAAATCTAG
- a CDS encoding ELWxxDGT repeat protein → MRKTNFSLLLIIITFLSFTCYAQEVKLVKDINTILNPNLGLTPLQLTIYNNKLYFSGTDAINGVELWVSDGTIAGTKLVKDIYTGLGGGQPKNFVVYNNKLYFQANDGINGIELWESDGTDAGTKIVKDIRTGSNGSEPGNLVVYNNKLYFTATEAINGTELWESDGTDEGTKIVKDINPGTASSSSSSSKLTIYNNKLYFSATDGVNGVELWESNGTLAGTVLVKNIYTGSSSSDPQNFEVFNNKLYFTATDGTNGQELWESDGTVAGTKLLIDIEAGSSSSTPQNLIVYNSKLYFQATDAANGAELWESNGTVVGTQLVKDIQSGAGSSNPSVLTIYNNKLYFSANDGTNGIELFESDGTGAGTKIVKDIRVGHNGSPSYLTVYNNKLYFQANDGVHGAELWESDGTEAGTKLVNDLYTATNSSAPSHLTFYNNKLYFSANEPVYGAELWESDGTEAGTKIVKDIYPGANSSPQHLAVYNNKLYFNASSPGNGAELWVSDGTEAGTKLVKDIYSGSSSSFPRFLKVTNGKLYFTANNGTNGYELWESDGTESGTKLVKDIKAGNSSSSITNMDVYNNKLYFDADNGTAGRELWESDGTNAGTKMVKDINTGGSSYPQNFKVYNNKLYFRATDGTNGNELWESDGTAAGTKIVKNILSGSGGSTPQYLTVYNNKLYFQANGGTNGQELWESDGSDAGTKLVKDIRSGSISSNPLNFNVFNNKLYFQANDGTHGVELWESDGTAAGTKLVKDLITGSQGSYPSSLITYNDKLYFQSNNLSYGTELFSYEDLPPTITTKSPEDNATGVGISSNFVIAFNEDVAKGIGNIVIYNAADDSVVETIDVTTAKVSVSDKVVTINPATDLEKSKSYYIQIAATAIKDNSDNNFAGITDKITYNFATELKVASTINFADFNKTYGGATVTLAATSNGSGTISYSIVAGGTGTATLSGTNNATFTLGNAGTVKVKATQVIDANYLQTEKEITVSINKAALTITADTGLTKVYGATDPTLTYVITGFVNGDTAASLDTGVSIARTVGENVGDYAITPSAAEDANYSISFVPKDFSISKAALTITADTGLTKVYGATDPTLTYVITGFVNGDTAASLDTGVSIARTVGENVGDYAITPSAAEDANYSISFVPKDFSISKAALTITANTGLTKVYGATDPTLTYVITGFVNGDTAASLDTGVSIARTVGENVGDYAITPSAAEDANYSISFVPKDFSITKATQVLTFGALTHSTNDVFDLIATSSSGLEVEYSSSDLAIVTINGKTVTVVSTGTVNITASQSGNSNYLAATNVVQPLIIQVLGLDAAALKGQINVYPNPVTNFLKIDLQNLKNVDIRIFDINGKLILSQKKYNSKESISISKFKKGIYLLEITKNNKRSLKKFIKQ, encoded by the coding sequence ATGAGAAAAACAAATTTTAGTTTGCTGCTAATCATTATTACATTTCTTTCATTTACTTGCTATGCTCAAGAAGTTAAATTGGTTAAAGATATTAATACCATTCTAAATCCAAATTTAGGTTTAACTCCTCTTCAATTAACTATTTACAATAACAAACTCTATTTTTCTGGAACTGATGCAATAAACGGAGTTGAATTATGGGTATCTGATGGAACGATAGCAGGGACCAAATTAGTAAAAGATATTTATACCGGATTAGGAGGGGGACAACCAAAAAATTTTGTGGTATATAATAATAAGCTTTATTTTCAGGCAAATGATGGTATTAATGGTATTGAATTATGGGAGTCTGATGGTACTGATGCGGGAACTAAAATAGTGAAAGATATTAGGACAGGGTCCAATGGTTCAGAACCTGGTAATTTGGTGGTTTATAATAATAAACTCTATTTTACTGCAACCGAAGCTATAAATGGTACTGAGTTATGGGAGTCTGATGGTACTGATGAAGGAACCAAAATCGTAAAGGATATTAATCCCGGAACAGCTAGTTCTAGCTCCTCTTCTAGTAAATTAACGATCTATAATAACAAGCTCTATTTTTCGGCAACCGATGGTGTCAATGGCGTCGAATTATGGGAATCTAATGGTACCCTAGCAGGAACCGTATTAGTGAAAAATATTTATACAGGTAGTAGTAGCTCAGATCCTCAAAATTTTGAAGTTTTTAATAATAAACTCTATTTTACAGCAACTGATGGTACAAATGGACAAGAATTATGGGAATCTGATGGAACTGTGGCAGGAACCAAATTACTTATTGATATTGAAGCTGGTAGCAGTAGTTCTACTCCTCAAAATTTGATAGTTTACAACAGCAAACTTTATTTTCAGGCAACAGATGCAGCAAATGGAGCTGAACTTTGGGAGTCTAATGGTACAGTAGTTGGAACCCAATTAGTAAAGGATATTCAATCTGGGGCTGGTAGTTCAAATCCTAGTGTATTAACTATTTATAATAACAAACTCTATTTTTCTGCAAATGATGGTACAAACGGTATAGAATTATTTGAGTCTGATGGTACAGGTGCTGGAACCAAAATAGTAAAGGATATAAGGGTTGGTCATAATGGAAGTCCATCCTATCTGACTGTTTATAATAATAAACTATATTTTCAGGCGAATGATGGTGTACATGGTGCTGAATTGTGGGAATCTGATGGGACTGAGGCAGGAACCAAACTTGTGAATGATTTATACACGGCAACTAATTCTTCAGCTCCTAGTCATTTAACATTTTATAATAATAAGCTCTATTTTTCTGCCAATGAACCTGTATATGGTGCTGAGTTATGGGAATCTGATGGGACTGAGGCAGGAACCAAAATAGTAAAGGATATTTATCCTGGAGCGAATTCATCTCCTCAACACTTAGCGGTTTATAATAACAAACTTTATTTTAATGCATCAAGTCCAGGAAATGGGGCTGAATTATGGGTCTCTGATGGAACCGAAGCAGGAACTAAATTAGTAAAGGATATTTATTCTGGTAGCAGTAGCTCATTTCCTCGATTTTTAAAAGTGACCAATGGTAAACTGTATTTTACGGCCAACAATGGTACAAATGGTTATGAATTATGGGAGTCTGATGGTACTGAATCTGGAACCAAGTTAGTGAAAGATATTAAAGCAGGAAATAGTAGTTCATCTATTACTAATATGGATGTTTATAATAATAAACTCTATTTTGATGCAGATAATGGTACAGCAGGAAGAGAATTATGGGAATCTGATGGGACTAATGCAGGAACCAAAATGGTGAAGGATATTAACACAGGAGGAAGTTCATATCCTCAAAATTTTAAGGTTTATAATAACAAACTTTATTTTAGGGCAACTGATGGTACAAATGGAAATGAACTGTGGGAATCTGATGGTACAGCTGCAGGAACCAAAATAGTGAAGAATATTCTGTCAGGTAGTGGTGGGTCAACTCCTCAATATTTAACGGTTTATAATAACAAACTTTATTTTCAGGCAAATGGTGGTACAAATGGACAAGAATTATGGGAATCTGATGGTTCTGATGCAGGAACCAAATTAGTGAAGGATATTAGATCGGGCAGTATCAGCTCAAATCCTCTAAACTTCAATGTTTTTAATAATAAGTTGTACTTTCAGGCAAATGATGGTACACATGGTGTAGAGTTGTGGGAGTCTGATGGTACAGCTGCAGGAACCAAGTTGGTGAAGGATCTTATTACAGGATCTCAGGGGTCATATCCGAGCTCTTTAATTACGTATAATGACAAACTCTATTTTCAATCAAATAATTTATCATATGGAACTGAGCTATTTTCTTATGAAGATTTACCACCTACAATAACAACCAAAAGTCCTGAAGATAATGCTACGGGCGTGGGGATTTCAAGTAATTTTGTTATTGCGTTTAATGAAGATGTAGCAAAAGGAATAGGGAATATTGTTATCTACAATGCTGCAGATGATAGCGTGGTAGAAACGATTGATGTTACTACTGCTAAGGTTAGTGTTTCTGATAAAGTTGTTACGATTAACCCAGCAACGGATTTAGAAAAAAGTAAAAGCTATTATATTCAAATAGCAGCAACAGCAATAAAAGATAATTCAGATAATAATTTTGCTGGAATTACAGATAAAATTACCTATAATTTTGCTACTGAATTAAAAGTAGCTTCAACCATAAATTTTGCAGATTTTAATAAAACATATGGGGGTGCAACTGTTACATTAGCCGCAACATCAAACGGTTCAGGTACTATTAGTTATAGTATTGTCGCAGGGGGAACAGGAACCGCGACTTTATCAGGTACTAATAATGCTACTTTTACTTTGGGTAATGCAGGTACTGTAAAAGTAAAAGCAACACAAGTAATAGATGCAAACTATTTGCAAACAGAAAAAGAAATCACTGTTAGCATAAACAAAGCAGCATTAACTATAACAGCAGACACAGGGCTAACCAAAGTTTATGGCGCAACCGATCCAACACTGACCTATGTTATTACAGGATTTGTCAATGGTGATACTGCAGCAAGTTTAGATACAGGAGTCAGCATTGCAAGAACAGTAGGAGAAAATGTAGGAGACTATGCAATAACGCCATCCGCAGCGGAAGATGCAAACTATAGCATTAGTTTTGTACCCAAAGATTTTAGTATTAGCAAAGCAGCATTAACTATAACAGCAGACACAGGGCTAACCAAAGTTTATGGCGCAACCGATCCAACACTGACCTATGTTATTACAGGATTTGTCAATGGTGATACTGCAGCAAGTTTAGATACAGGAGTCAGCATTGCAAGAACAGTAGGAGAAAATGTAGGAGACTATGCAATAACGCCATCCGCAGCGGAAGATGCAAACTATAGCATTAGTTTTGTACCCAAAGATTTTAGTATTAGCAAAGCAGCATTAACTATAACAGCAAACACAGGGCTAACCAAAGTTTATGGCGCAACCGATCCAACACTGACCTATGTTATTACAGGATTTGTCAATGGTGATACTGCAGCAAGTTTAGATACAGGAGTCAGCATTGCAAGAACAGTTGGAGAAAACGTAGGAGACTATGCAATAACGCCATCCGCAGCGGAAGATGCAAACTATAGCATTAGTTTTGTACCCAAAGATTTTAGTATTACCAAAGCTACTCAAGTATTAACTTTTGGAGCATTAACACATTCTACAAATGATGTTTTTGATTTAATTGCTACTTCGAGTTCTGGATTAGAAGTTGAATATTCATCTTCGGATTTAGCAATAGTAACAATTAATGGAAAAACAGTTACCGTAGTTTCTACAGGTACTGTAAATATTACCGCTTCACAATCAGGGAACTCTAATTATTTAGCAGCAACAAATGTAGTTCAACCTTTAATAATACAAGTTTTAGGTTTAGATGCTGCTGCTTTAAAGGGGCAGATAAATGTGTATCCCAACCCAGTAACTAATTTCCTAAAAATTGATTTGCAAAATTTAAAAAATGTGGACATAAGAATTTTTGATATCAATGGAAAGCTAATTTTAAGTCAAAAAAAATATAATTCAAAAGAATCCATTAGTATTTCTAAATTCAAAAAAGGTATTTATTTATTAGAAATTACCAAAAACAATAAACGTAGTTTAAAAAAGTTTATCAAACAGTAA
- a CDS encoding lysoplasmalogenase, giving the protein MKQSPKLTIAYLLFFLAAVADVFAIVSNNEQIRFFSKPMLMTFLALIYLFSVQKPNGIYVLGLFFSFLGDVFLLGSGQEFFMLGLASFLIAHIIYIKITASYLDMHLTSKMISSALPFVLFLCALLYLIGSSLEGLLFPVLLYGLTISTFGSVAFLLYRTEKSRSNQWLFIGAVFFIVSDGLIALDKFYEPRDYYSLLIMVTYILAQFLISKAMIAKSN; this is encoded by the coding sequence ATGAAACAATCACCTAAACTTACAATTGCATACCTATTATTTTTTTTAGCAGCTGTAGCTGATGTTTTTGCAATTGTTTCAAATAATGAGCAAATTCGATTTTTTTCAAAGCCTATGTTAATGACTTTTTTGGCTTTGATCTATTTGTTTTCGGTACAAAAACCTAATGGAATCTATGTTTTAGGACTGTTCTTTTCATTTTTAGGTGATGTCTTTTTACTAGGATCTGGACAAGAGTTTTTTATGCTTGGACTGGCTTCTTTTTTGATTGCTCATATTATTTATATCAAAATAACAGCTTCTTATTTGGATATGCATCTAACGTCTAAAATGATAAGTTCTGCCTTGCCATTTGTACTCTTTCTTTGTGCTTTGTTGTACTTGATAGGCAGTTCCTTAGAAGGACTTTTGTTCCCTGTGCTACTGTATGGGCTTACCATTTCTACTTTTGGGTCTGTAGCATTTTTGCTTTATAGAACAGAAAAATCAAGATCAAACCAATGGTTGTTTATAGGGGCAGTGTTTTTTATTGTTTCGGATGGTTTAATTGCGCTTGATAAATTTTATGAGCCACGAGACTATTATAGTCTTTTGATTATGGTGACTTATATCCTTGCTCAATTTTTAATCTCTAAGGCTATGATTGCAAAAAGCAATTAA